The Fibrobacter sp. UWB5 genome has a window encoding:
- a CDS encoding GRP family sugar transporter has product MESSYIGALLAIFMFGSYMVPLKKWPNYSSWAYLSMMTLGALLSALVVAFYTGTFNVHPIGVLCGLMWVVGGAFCFWAVQAEADLAGAGVRSMGVSILASFLSGVLLFGEQSKFFLSIPAIACFLIGLSRLSPSHGGSVFKNWRSLLGGFAFGTYLIPYKLAVQSGLSMTDVEFLCPFTIGLFIGSQALIAVLEIRRKKMFEYKLVPSLVTIVMGVLWMVGMHGCFWAIDVNGALGYAIGYPLTQLNLLVNLGWGVFVFGEYKTARERIKLLLATFIILAGAVLLTLSKG; this is encoded by the coding sequence TTGGAAAGTAGTTACATCGGTGCTTTGCTTGCCATTTTCATGTTCGGCTCCTACATGGTGCCCCTTAAAAAATGGCCGAATTATTCCAGCTGGGCCTACCTTTCGATGATGACCTTGGGCGCGCTTCTGAGTGCGCTTGTCGTTGCGTTCTATACGGGAACCTTCAATGTGCACCCGATTGGCGTGCTTTGCGGCCTCATGTGGGTCGTGGGTGGCGCCTTCTGTTTCTGGGCGGTGCAGGCCGAAGCCGACCTCGCGGGCGCCGGCGTGCGTTCCATGGGCGTGAGTATTCTGGCTTCGTTCCTTTCGGGCGTGCTCTTGTTCGGCGAACAGTCCAAATTCTTCCTCTCGATTCCGGCCATTGCGTGCTTCTTGATTGGGCTTTCGCGTTTGTCGCCGTCGCATGGCGGCTCCGTATTCAAGAACTGGCGTTCCCTTTTGGGCGGCTTTGCCTTCGGTACCTACCTGATTCCCTATAAGCTTGCAGTTCAGTCGGGCCTCTCGATGACCGATGTCGAATTCCTCTGCCCGTTTACCATCGGCCTTTTTATTGGCAGCCAGGCTCTGATTGCCGTGCTTGAAATCCGCCGCAAAAAAATGTTCGAATACAAACTCGTGCCGAGTCTAGTCACCATTGTGATGGGCGTGCTCTGGATGGTCGGCATGCACGGCTGCTTCTGGGCTATCGATGTGAACGGCGCGCTCGGCTATGCTATCGGTTACCCGCTTACGCAGCTGAACTTGCTGGTGAACCTCGGCTGGGGCGTCTTCGTTTTTGGCGAATACAAAACGGCCCGCGAACGAATCAAGCTGCTCTTGGCGACCTTCATCATTCTCGCGGGCGCTGTGTTGCTGACCCTTTCGAAGGGCTAG
- a CDS encoding FISUMP domain-containing protein: MKKKIFWGLVSFFLCACGNDSGSNANSPETEPLVSEISSSEISYSSESNATPDKESPSSGKSALSSSSAAETQSSDTASDAPLSSGTVTGTQSSSSAAASTTSSSSATQSGSGPAGGISFPQERGCRPTAPVESETFGVVDAFIQKRVEVLVQQGLSNDSARDIAIEELQRELGLDTLFQENPYIAEYQLEYTLFFLYGNKSENTLNQDLVDDFADGTLEADNYCINQVPYAALDGYPMLFMPLGCAISMSEINNPLAIMRNIWRKCAGMPYCNASVGDTMITLDKDHFVCEEGSWVTLEMLGKEKNGVICTNNGDRVVVRGNDNNDMTYICLDSFWRAISNTASLPAEYFLNPDFEYGTFEDPRDGHVYKTTVYEGKTWLAQDIDYYDKDDPLFVNQSKCAKVAEHKKHDPSENAYCDGASRFYTVNVIKKVCPTGWRLPTKEDWNHITEMSYSEADKYYPKLYAIGTHIQGNTRVVTDEFGLSLRKNGGVDPYGMDMTLSGYNLFWVEEGEYAMNSDFFAHYEKVDPRENGEYVPVRCIKE, from the coding sequence ATGAAGAAGAAAATTTTTTGGGGATTAGTTTCATTCTTTCTGTGCGCCTGCGGAAACGATTCCGGCAGTAACGCCAACTCGCCCGAAACCGAACCACTGGTTTCGGAGATTTCATCATCCGAAATCTCATATTCCAGCGAAAGCAACGCAACTCCAGACAAGGAATCGCCATCGTCCGGCAAAAGCGCCTTGTCGTCGAGCTCCGCAGCCGAGACACAATCTAGCGACACCGCTTCGGACGCTCCGCTGTCAAGCGGCACAGTTACAGGCACACAGTCTTCTTCAAGCGCCGCCGCGTCAACCACATCATCTTCAAGCGCCACGCAATCAGGTTCCGGCCCAGCAGGCGGAATCAGTTTTCCGCAAGAAAGAGGCTGTAGGCCCACCGCCCCCGTAGAAAGCGAAACCTTCGGCGTGGTCGACGCCTTTATCCAGAAACGAGTCGAGGTCCTCGTACAGCAAGGCTTAAGCAACGACTCCGCAAGAGACATCGCCATCGAAGAACTCCAGCGCGAACTCGGCCTAGACACCCTATTCCAGGAGAACCCCTACATCGCGGAATATCAACTGGAATACACGCTATTCTTCCTTTACGGAAACAAAAGCGAGAACACGCTGAATCAAGATTTGGTCGACGACTTTGCCGACGGCACGCTAGAAGCGGACAACTACTGCATCAACCAAGTCCCATACGCCGCCTTGGACGGTTACCCAATGTTGTTTATGCCCCTGGGCTGCGCCATCAGCATGAGCGAAATCAACAACCCCTTGGCCATCATGCGCAACATCTGGCGAAAGTGCGCCGGCATGCCCTACTGCAACGCAAGCGTCGGCGACACCATGATTACCTTGGACAAAGACCATTTTGTATGCGAGGAAGGTTCGTGGGTCACGCTCGAAATGCTCGGCAAAGAAAAGAACGGCGTGATTTGCACCAACAACGGAGACCGAGTCGTCGTCAGGGGAAACGACAACAACGACATGACCTACATCTGCCTCGACAGTTTCTGGCGCGCCATATCGAACACGGCATCGTTACCCGCAGAATATTTCTTGAACCCGGACTTTGAATACGGCACCTTCGAAGACCCTCGCGACGGGCATGTGTACAAGACAACCGTGTACGAAGGCAAAACCTGGCTTGCGCAAGACATCGACTACTACGACAAAGACGATCCTCTTTTCGTGAACCAGAGCAAATGCGCCAAGGTCGCAGAACACAAAAAGCACGACCCCAGCGAAAACGCCTATTGCGACGGAGCCAGCCGATTCTACACCGTCAACGTAATCAAGAAAGTTTGCCCCACCGGCTGGCGCTTACCCACCAAAGAAGACTGGAACCACATCACAGAAATGTCTTACTCCGAAGCGGATAAATACTACCCCAAGCTGTACGCGATAGGCACCCACATTCAAGGCAACACCAGAGTCGTCACCGATGAATTCGGCCTGTCGCTCAGAAAAAACGGCGGCGTAGACCCCTACGGCATGGACATGACTCTATCTGGCTACAACCTGTTCTGGGTCGAAGAAGGCGAATACGCAATGAACAGCGACTTCTTCGCTCATTACGAAAAAGTCGACCCCCGCGAAAACGGCGAATACGTCCCCGTCAGATGCATTAAGGAATAA
- the cas9 gene encoding type II CRISPR RNA-guided endonuclease Cas9 (Cas9, originally named Csn1, is the large, multifunctional signature protein of type II CRISPR/Cas systems. It is well known even to general audiences because its RNA-guided endonuclease activity has made it a popular tool for custom editing of eukaryotic genomes.), with protein MEKKRYRLGIDLGTASIGTALVELDGPVDHPYPKSILHMGVRIFDDGRDPKTKVPLGVARRMAKQNRKMLDRYLRRRKRLIDALIKFKIWPADETQRKSLCLLNPYDIRTRALDEKISLAELGRAIFHLNQRRGFKSNRKTDGGEDGKIRQAVAKLEEVFQKEGCRTLGEFYQKRLEKGQSVRARLEGAGAKASYPFYPSRQMIECEFDKIWDKQVEFYPDVLTDAAKKEIRSTLLYQRPLKPAKPGKCFLEPSEDRAPIASPYFQRFRILQTVNELRIINRYGDQRPLSLDERNILLEVLSQKKELKFSAAKKLLSLSNYDRFSIQDERRDKFQGDQIAVLLGNKKYFGKNWKLLPLENQNAVVAELISQDDSEELIKTLCAFGLSKEAAAQLSEETLPTGYGRLSVAALKKIVPYLEESVITYSEAATKAGYNHSDNYTGEIFHYLPYYGKVLENRVMRGSGNEADNDEDRYGKVGNPTVHIALNQLRRVVNCVIKHFGAPEQIVIEVARDLKMTQDEIKDYKKHLAENEERNARIDKELEKLGQATNRENRERYKLWEELADNPMDRCCPYTGERIGIERLFTEEVEIEHILPFAQTYDNSLANKTLSMRFANRLKQNRSPYEAFAEHSYNGVLPYQEMLDRLPQDKAWMNKRWRFEKGALDRYNEDGDFQARQLTDTAYASRLALEYLKFVCPKDSVWAIPGRLTSMLRRQWGLNDIIGRELPDGTFEKSRDHHGHHAIDALVVATTDRSLLQKMSKATQVNWEHQERVLSHIEPPFFDIFDQASERLSRLVVSHRKDHGLGGALHNDTAYGIIGEYKDGVVSTVKHKVPITAITGSNINQIQNDFIRNSIQNLIAESSSKSSLENAINEYSNKTGIRRVTLVEKLSVVPIKNKKGQIYKAFKPDGNYCYDIWANGDKWDGKIVSRFEANNNGAKKHDNLLMRIFVGDTLCCEIENKKKLYHILGITDGKITMVEHFEAGNLRERDRDKKDYLKYVFKTPNTLKPLKARIVHVDECGFVYDPGFKEK; from the coding sequence ATGGAGAAAAAACGTTATCGTTTAGGAATAGATCTCGGAACGGCCAGTATTGGAACGGCCCTTGTCGAATTAGACGGTCCTGTAGATCATCCCTATCCCAAAAGCATCCTTCATATGGGCGTTCGCATTTTTGATGATGGTCGTGACCCCAAAACAAAAGTTCCGCTCGGTGTCGCTCGTAGAATGGCGAAACAGAACCGAAAAATGCTTGATCGTTATTTAAGGCGTCGCAAACGCCTTATCGATGCGCTTATCAAATTTAAAATTTGGCCGGCAGACGAAACTCAGCGTAAGTCGCTCTGTCTTTTAAATCCGTACGATATTAGGACTCGTGCTCTAGATGAAAAGATTTCTCTTGCTGAACTCGGAAGAGCAATTTTTCACCTAAACCAAAGACGCGGTTTTAAGAGCAATAGAAAAACAGATGGTGGAGAAGATGGAAAAATCAGGCAAGCCGTAGCCAAACTCGAAGAAGTCTTCCAAAAAGAAGGTTGCCGCACATTAGGCGAATTTTATCAAAAAAGACTTGAAAAGGGACAATCTGTTCGAGCAAGGCTAGAAGGCGCTGGAGCAAAAGCGTCTTATCCGTTTTATCCATCTCGTCAAATGATTGAATGTGAATTTGATAAAATATGGGATAAACAAGTAGAATTTTATCCAGATGTTTTGACGGATGCCGCTAAAAAAGAAATTCGCTCGACACTCCTTTATCAGCGTCCGCTTAAACCCGCCAAACCGGGAAAATGCTTCTTAGAACCTAGTGAAGATCGCGCCCCCATAGCAAGTCCTTATTTCCAACGCTTCCGGATTTTGCAAACTGTAAATGAATTAAGAATTATTAATCGCTATGGAGACCAGAGACCGCTTTCGCTTGATGAAAGAAATATTCTTTTAGAGGTTCTGTCTCAAAAGAAAGAACTGAAGTTCTCTGCTGCAAAGAAATTGCTGTCTTTGTCCAATTATGACCGATTTAGCATTCAAGACGAGCGACGCGACAAATTCCAAGGAGACCAAATTGCGGTTTTACTTGGCAACAAGAAATATTTCGGCAAGAATTGGAAATTGCTGCCGCTAGAAAACCAAAATGCAGTGGTTGCAGAACTCATCAGCCAAGATGATTCTGAAGAACTCATTAAAACATTATGTGCCTTCGGGCTTTCCAAAGAAGCCGCAGCGCAGTTGTCCGAAGAAACGCTTCCTACTGGATATGGTAGGCTTTCCGTTGCAGCCTTAAAGAAAATTGTCCCCTACCTTGAAGAATCTGTCATTACTTATTCTGAAGCGGCAACAAAAGCGGGCTATAACCACAGCGATAATTACACAGGTGAAATTTTCCATTATTTACCATACTACGGAAAAGTTCTTGAAAATCGCGTAATGCGTGGTAGTGGCAACGAAGCAGACAATGATGAAGATCGATATGGCAAAGTTGGCAATCCTACGGTTCACATCGCGTTGAATCAGCTTCGCCGTGTTGTAAACTGCGTTATAAAACATTTTGGAGCACCGGAACAGATTGTCATTGAAGTTGCTCGCGATCTTAAGATGACGCAAGATGAGATAAAAGACTATAAAAAACATCTTGCTGAAAATGAAGAACGTAATGCACGTATAGACAAAGAATTGGAAAAACTAGGTCAAGCCACTAACCGCGAAAATCGCGAACGCTATAAATTATGGGAAGAGTTGGCCGACAACCCGATGGATCGTTGCTGTCCTTATACAGGAGAGCGCATCGGTATCGAAAGACTCTTTACTGAAGAAGTGGAAATTGAACACATTCTGCCTTTTGCGCAGACCTATGACAATTCGCTTGCAAACAAGACCCTTTCGATGCGATTCGCCAATAGGCTTAAGCAAAATAGATCCCCGTATGAAGCGTTTGCAGAGCATTCCTACAATGGCGTTCTTCCATATCAAGAAATGCTGGATAGGCTTCCTCAAGATAAAGCTTGGATGAACAAGCGTTGGCGATTTGAAAAGGGCGCTTTAGATAGATACAACGAGGACGGTGATTTCCAAGCAAGGCAGTTAACAGATACTGCTTATGCTTCTCGCTTGGCGCTTGAATATCTCAAGTTTGTATGTCCCAAGGATTCTGTTTGGGCGATTCCGGGGCGACTGACATCTATGCTTAGGCGCCAATGGGGTTTGAATGATATTATCGGCAGGGAATTGCCTGACGGCACTTTTGAAAAGAGTCGCGACCATCATGGACATCACGCTATAGATGCACTTGTCGTTGCAACGACAGATAGATCTCTATTGCAAAAAATGTCCAAAGCGACACAAGTTAATTGGGAACATCAGGAACGTGTCCTATCGCATATAGAACCGCCCTTCTTCGACATTTTCGATCAAGCCAGCGAAAGACTTTCCCGTTTAGTTGTTTCCCATAGGAAAGATCATGGGTTAGGTGGGGCCTTGCACAATGATACAGCCTATGGAATTATAGGCGAATACAAGGATGGCGTAGTTTCTACGGTAAAGCACAAGGTTCCGATAACCGCTATCACGGGTTCCAATATTAACCAAATCCAAAACGACTTTATCCGGAACAGCATTCAAAATTTGATTGCCGAATCGTCTTCTAAATCTTCTTTAGAAAACGCCATCAACGAGTACTCTAACAAAACTGGTATTCGTAGGGTAACTCTTGTAGAAAAGCTTTCTGTCGTGCCCATAAAAAATAAAAAGGGCCAAATATATAAGGCTTTCAAACCCGATGGTAATTACTGCTATGATATTTGGGCTAACGGAGATAAGTGGGACGGTAAAATTGTCAGTAGGTTTGAGGCCAACAATAATGGCGCGAAGAAACATGATAATCTGCTAATGAGAATTTTTGTAGGGGACACTCTTTGCTGTGAAATAGAGAATAAGAAAAAGCTGTACCATATCCTTGGGATAACCGATGGAAAAATCACGATGGTTGAACATTTTGAAGCCGGAAACTTAAGAGAACGAGACCGTGATAAGAAAGATTATCTCAAATATGTCTTTAAAACACCAAATACATTAAAGCCTCTAAAAGCCCGAATCGTTCATGTAGATGAATGTGGCTTTGTGTACGACCCTGGATTTAAGGAAAAATGA
- a CDS encoding aldolase catalytic domain-containing protein, whose translation MYYESIKVLDCTIRDGGLVNKHDFSLEFVRRLYTLLSAAGVDYMEMGYKNSPDLFDPKEYGPWKFCDDDLLWKVKDGIDSKIKMAVMADVGRVNMDAVKPASESPYQMFRVASYVKNIDKGIEMVNAFHEMGYETTLNIMAVSRDRGPELDEALHQVNEECKADVLYLVDSFGAFYQEDIDKEITRYRGIVKGKKFGFHGHNNQQLAFSNTIQAIIDHVDYLDGSVSGMGRGAGNCTTELLLGFLKNPKYDLRPVLDAYQELFLPLKEKYEWGYIIPQMITGMLNRHPQDAIAVRKTEDRDNYTKFYNHMMND comes from the coding sequence ATGTACTACGAAAGCATCAAAGTTTTGGACTGCACCATCCGCGATGGTGGCTTGGTCAACAAGCACGACTTCTCTCTCGAATTTGTGCGTCGCCTTTACACCCTCCTGTCTGCCGCCGGTGTGGACTATATGGAAATGGGCTACAAGAACTCTCCGGATCTCTTTGACCCCAAGGAATACGGTCCGTGGAAGTTCTGCGATGACGATCTGCTCTGGAAGGTGAAAGACGGTATCGATTCCAAGATCAAGATGGCTGTGATGGCTGATGTGGGCCGCGTGAACATGGATGCCGTGAAGCCCGCTAGCGAAAGCCCGTACCAGATGTTCCGCGTGGCTAGCTACGTGAAGAACATCGACAAGGGTATCGAAATGGTGAACGCCTTCCACGAAATGGGTTACGAAACCACCCTCAATATCATGGCTGTGAGCCGTGACCGTGGTCCGGAACTGGACGAAGCCCTGCACCAGGTGAACGAAGAGTGCAAGGCCGACGTGCTTTACCTCGTGGACAGCTTCGGCGCCTTCTACCAGGAAGACATCGATAAGGAAATTACCCGCTACCGCGGTATCGTGAAGGGCAAGAAGTTCGGCTTCCATGGTCACAACAACCAGCAGCTCGCCTTCTCCAACACGATTCAGGCTATCATCGACCACGTGGATTACCTCGATGGTTCCGTGTCCGGTATGGGCCGTGGCGCCGGTAACTGCACCACCGAACTGTTGCTCGGTTTCTTGAAGAACCCGAAGTACGACCTGCGTCCGGTACTCGATGCCTACCAGGAACTGTTCTTGCCGCTCAAGGAAAAGTACGAATGGGGTTACATCATTCCGCAGATGATTACGGGTATGCTGAACCGCCACCCGCAAGACGCCATCGCCGTCCGCAAGACCGAAGACCGCGACAATTACACGAAATTCTATAACCACATGATGAACGATTAG
- a CDS encoding glycoside hydrolase family 9 protein yields the protein MNTVCKLLPFALAVSAFADNTFFFNEAGYDQGQPISIVVQSTEELEGTEWTLFYAPDGGTTGATVKSGTFKKGENPDNWARSGKFYTVNLGDSLPHTGKFYLSLTAGSPSTSAEFTVDDKALAKNTLGKVLDYFYNDRADKAPINEWDQKVPVYGKDNVTRDVHGGWYDASGDVSKYLSHLSYANYLNPQQIPLTVWSLAFAAERIPTLLASTSTKAKTAEEAAYGADFLVRMLDEQGFFYMTVFDNWGMGSRYLCAFSGDDGKKSSNYQTAFREGGGMAIAGLARVAALRVNGDYTSEQYLEAAEKAYAHLSEKQSIGGNCAYCDDGKENIIDDYTALLAATELYATTGKSEYLLDADKRAESLSGRLSKDGYFWSDDDKTRPFWHASDAGLPLIALIRYAEVGLLFCTGGRCNSLDVGDTIKKHYDWLLSITDKVENPFGYARQAYKTGGEIKEGFFIPHDNESGYWWQGEDARIASLAAAVAYATHSMHKIEGHDGGDKYAANQLDWILGKNPYGVSMMYGIGKKNPAKYDGTSDYDATLEGGIANGITGKNKDGSEIAWDDDGVEYVGFPYDEPWHNWRWVEQWLPHSTWYLMALATRYDEKSIEIDTFGSAIPKSNIAKAQSFDVRLQGRTLAVNAAGVRASSVELFTLNGSKIASSPLTAGKATLKLDNVQSGIYMVKVNGLAAKKIAIK from the coding sequence ATGAATACAGTTTGCAAACTTCTCCCCTTTGCGCTTGCGGTTTCCGCATTCGCTGACAACACGTTTTTCTTTAACGAAGCGGGCTACGATCAGGGCCAGCCGATTTCGATTGTGGTGCAGAGCACTGAGGAACTCGAAGGCACCGAATGGACGCTTTTCTACGCTCCCGACGGCGGCACGACCGGAGCAACGGTCAAGAGCGGAACGTTCAAGAAAGGCGAAAACCCGGACAACTGGGCCAGAAGCGGCAAGTTCTACACGGTTAACTTAGGGGATTCGCTCCCCCACACCGGCAAGTTCTACCTGAGCCTCACCGCGGGCAGTCCCTCGACTTCGGCAGAATTCACCGTTGACGACAAGGCGCTCGCCAAGAACACGCTGGGCAAGGTGCTCGACTACTTCTACAACGATCGCGCCGACAAGGCCCCCATTAACGAATGGGACCAGAAGGTTCCCGTTTACGGCAAAGACAACGTCACGCGCGATGTTCACGGCGGTTGGTATGACGCAAGCGGCGACGTGAGCAAGTACCTGAGTCACCTTTCTTACGCAAACTACCTGAACCCGCAGCAGATTCCCTTGACGGTGTGGTCGCTCGCATTCGCAGCAGAACGCATTCCGACGCTGCTGGCATCGACAAGCACCAAGGCAAAGACCGCAGAAGAAGCCGCCTACGGCGCGGACTTCTTGGTACGCATGCTGGACGAACAGGGATTCTTCTACATGACGGTGTTCGACAACTGGGGCATGGGGAGCCGCTACCTGTGTGCCTTTAGCGGCGACGACGGCAAAAAGAGCAGCAATTACCAGACGGCATTCCGCGAAGGCGGCGGCATGGCAATTGCAGGCCTTGCCCGTGTGGCAGCTCTCCGAGTAAATGGCGACTACACCAGCGAACAATACCTTGAAGCAGCCGAAAAAGCCTACGCCCACCTGTCCGAAAAACAGAGCATCGGCGGAAACTGTGCCTACTGTGACGACGGCAAGGAAAATATCATCGACGACTACACGGCACTCCTTGCGGCAACCGAACTGTATGCGACAACGGGAAAAAGCGAATATTTGCTCGACGCGGACAAGCGCGCCGAAAGCCTCTCGGGACGCCTGAGCAAAGATGGCTATTTCTGGAGCGACGACGACAAGACGCGCCCGTTCTGGCACGCGAGCGATGCGGGACTTCCGCTCATCGCCCTCATCCGATATGCCGAAGTCGGATTGCTGTTCTGTACCGGAGGACGTTGCAATTCCCTGGATGTCGGCGACACCATCAAAAAGCACTACGACTGGCTACTCAGCATTACGGACAAGGTCGAGAACCCGTTCGGTTACGCTCGCCAGGCATACAAGACTGGCGGAGAGATCAAGGAAGGATTCTTTATTCCGCACGATAACGAGAGTGGCTACTGGTGGCAGGGCGAAGACGCCCGTATCGCAAGTCTTGCGGCCGCTGTAGCATACGCCACCCACTCGATGCACAAAATCGAAGGCCACGATGGCGGAGACAAGTATGCAGCAAACCAGCTCGACTGGATTTTAGGCAAGAACCCCTACGGCGTGAGCATGATGTACGGCATCGGCAAGAAGAACCCGGCCAAGTACGACGGCACCTCCGATTACGACGCCACCCTCGAGGGCGGTATCGCAAACGGCATTACCGGCAAGAACAAGGACGGCTCGGAAATCGCTTGGGATGACGACGGCGTTGAATATGTGGGTTTCCCTTACGACGAACCTTGGCACAACTGGCGCTGGGTGGAACAGTGGCTGCCGCACAGCACCTGGTACCTGATGGCCCTCGCCACCCGTTATGACGAAAAATCGATTGAAATTGACACCTTTGGAAGCGCCATTCCCAAGTCCAATATTGCAAAGGCGCAGTCATTCGATGTTCGTTTGCAGGGCCGCACACTCGCAGTTAACGCCGCAGGCGTACGAGCCTCAAGCGTAGAACTCTTCACGCTGAACGGTTCCAAAATCGCAAGCAGCCCGCTGACCGCCGGCAAGGCAACGCTCAAGCTCGACAACGTGCAGAGCGGAATCTACATGGTCAAAGTCAACGGCCTTGCCGCAAAGAAGATCGCGATAAAGTAA
- a CDS encoding helix-turn-helix domain-containing protein: protein MKEKIDKFEGEQIPDFVLGMLKYMFPKCVKVYDTPTKKRHDKDEESVELESSDWYKKMSAEMTPGKAIRADRGLRGWTQNVLAQKLGISIQNLSAMEHDRRPVSKKMAAKLSLVFGVPPETYFKF from the coding sequence ATGAAAGAAAAAATTGACAAGTTTGAAGGCGAACAGATTCCTGATTTCGTTTTAGGGATGCTCAAGTACATGTTTCCGAAATGCGTCAAGGTTTACGATACTCCGACCAAGAAGCGTCATGATAAGGATGAAGAGTCGGTTGAGCTTGAAAGCTCCGATTGGTACAAGAAGATGTCTGCGGAGATGACTCCGGGCAAGGCAATTCGTGCCGATCGTGGACTCCGCGGCTGGACACAGAATGTCCTCGCGCAAAAGCTCGGTATCTCTATTCAGAATCTATCGGCGATGGAACATGACCGCCGCCCAGTATCTAAGAAAATGGCTGCGAAGCTGTCTCTGGTTTTCGGAGTCCCGCCCGAAACGTATTTCAAATTTTGA
- the mnmE gene encoding tRNA uridine-5-carboxymethylaminomethyl(34) synthesis GTPase MnmE yields the protein MKVSGAFAIFAAMDSQTIVAPMTPAGVSAVAALRVSGTQVRLVVERLFGTKAAKGLKPRMANLGTARDPESGKVLDSLLYIYFESPNSYTGEDVLELYPHGNPLIVRDLLQAIRSIEGVRLAEPGEYTRRAFLNGKMDLTQAESVADVIHSANRAELENAHRLLSGALSKKIATLTAQVKDISARLELDVDFAEEEADPDFAGWQERFENIRTTILQILNSFRGKANLSRLPLAVLYGAPNAGKSSLVNALLGEDRVLVSNVPGTTRDFVEVRLFLDGGEIRLVDTAGIAEHATDELDALSMKKSREILEEADLKILVLDGTDSSEPVVPPDFIVHSKCDVRESLPKTGFCISSKTGAGLAELKSVMNAALFKKSDNAEDLWITSEREKACLEDAYAGVNRVLDLLRRNPAVELLAFEMQLVRRSLQSITGEISSEDILQSIFAGFCIGK from the coding sequence ATGAAGGTCTCGGGCGCTTTTGCTATCTTTGCCGCCATGGATTCCCAGACGATTGTAGCTCCGATGACGCCTGCAGGCGTGAGTGCCGTGGCGGCCCTCCGAGTGAGCGGTACGCAGGTGCGTCTGGTGGTGGAACGCCTGTTTGGAACAAAGGCGGCCAAGGGGTTAAAGCCCCGCATGGCAAATCTCGGCACGGCCCGCGATCCCGAATCGGGCAAGGTGCTCGATAGCCTTCTGTACATTTATTTTGAATCGCCGAATTCCTACACCGGCGAAGACGTGCTGGAACTTTACCCCCACGGAAACCCGCTGATCGTGCGCGACTTGCTGCAGGCAATTCGCAGCATCGAGGGGGTACGCCTGGCCGAACCCGGCGAATACACGCGCCGCGCCTTCTTGAACGGCAAGATGGACTTGACGCAGGCCGAATCGGTGGCCGACGTGATTCACAGCGCGAACCGCGCGGAACTGGAAAATGCCCACCGCCTGCTTTCGGGCGCGCTTTCGAAAAAGATTGCAACGCTCACGGCGCAGGTGAAAGATATCTCGGCCCGCCTCGAGCTTGATGTGGACTTTGCCGAAGAAGAAGCCGACCCCGATTTTGCGGGCTGGCAAGAAAGGTTTGAAAACATCCGCACGACAATCCTGCAGATTTTGAATAGTTTCCGCGGCAAGGCGAACCTGAGCAGGCTCCCGCTGGCCGTTCTTTACGGCGCTCCGAATGCGGGCAAGTCAAGCCTGGTGAATGCGCTCCTCGGCGAAGACCGCGTGCTCGTGAGCAATGTTCCGGGCACCACGCGCGACTTTGTCGAAGTCCGCCTGTTTCTAGATGGCGGTGAAATCCGACTGGTCGATACTGCGGGCATCGCAGAGCATGCCACCGACGAACTCGATGCGCTCAGCATGAAAAAGTCCCGCGAGATTCTGGAAGAAGCGGACCTCAAGATTTTGGTCCTCGATGGAACCGATTCAAGCGAACCGGTTGTTCCGCCCGATTTTATAGTCCACTCCAAGTGCGACGTGCGCGAGTCCCTCCCGAAAACTGGATTCTGCATTTCTTCGAAAACGGGTGCGGGCCTTGCCGAACTCAAGAGCGTCATGAACGCCGCCTTGTTCAAAAAGTCCGACAACGCCGAAGACCTCTGGATTACCAGCGAGCGCGAAAAGGCTTGCCTCGAAGACGCCTACGCCGGCGTGAACCGCGTGCTCGACCTGCTCCGTAGAAATCCGGCGGTAGAACTGCTCGCCTTTGAAATGCAGCTTGTCCGTAGGTCGCTCCAGAGCATAACGGGCGAAATTTCGTCCGAAGACATTTTACAATCTATTTTCGCGGGGTTCTGCATTGGAAAGTAG